The DNA segment CGGAGCAGCCCTGCCTGTGCCTGGCGGAAAACGACGAGGACGTCACCCGCTGGCGGTTCCTGCCGTCATCGGCGGGGCAGGAAGGATCGGCCCCGCGGAAGGGCGTTTCCGTGCGCGTGGCGGGGCGGCTCTCGTCCAACGACGGCACTGTGGTCACCCAGTGGGCCCTGGACGGCCTCGGCATCGTGGCGCGCTCGGAATGGGAGGCCGGCCCTCTCATCGCCGAGGGTCGCCTGGTGCGCCTGCTCCCCGGCTGGCACATGGAGGCAGCGCCCGTCATGGCGCTCACGCCGGTGCGCAACGGGGTGCCGGCCCGGCTGCGCGTATTCATCGAGGCCTGCAGGGCGGCGCTGGATCCGGTGCCGTGGCGCGCGGGCTCCGGATAACCCAGAACGCGCGCTGCATCGTGGCGTTCTGCTCTACTGGTGGGATTTACCTTGTGCGCCAACCGACCCGCCAGTCCGGTGTGCGCGCTTTTCGGCACGGACCATCACCAGACCCAGGAGCAGATGGATCAGCCCCAGTATCCCGAATCCATACACCCCGGCGTGCCAGAGCCCGGAGTGCACCATCCGGTATCGGGAATCATTGAAAAGAATCTGGTTCAATTCAAAATCAACCGTCTTCCGCTCGCTTTCAACCAGCCCCTTGCCATCCATCACTTTCTTGATATACGCCACCGCAGATGGCGTGCTCACCTTGATGACAGGGATGTGTATGAGGCAAAAAATGCACAAGGCCAGAGAAGCGAGTCCGGAAGCGATAAATAAATACTTCGCATACTTTCCAACAAGCTCGGCAAATACTTTCATCACAGGTCAGTCCACTTCAAAGCCAGCCAGCCCGGCCGGCACCCCGCGTGCATCCACATGCCATCGCACCTGCCCAGAGTACGCGCTTTCCCTGCATGAAATCATCAATACCCGGTCTGCCATATTAGATGCACGGCGTGTCTCCAGAACCAATCCACGCCGGAGAGCATCAGGAATGCAGTGACCTCTGCGACGACCACGTATGCGAGGCAGGCGATCAGCCTGGCAACGCCATGCCAGCGAGGCAGGTTGGCAATGACGTAAACGCCGGGAATGAAAACGAACAGGAACAGGAGCATCATCAGCCCCATCGCGCCACCGGGTTGTGAACCCAGCAGCAGGCCCATGGCCAGAGGTACCCATACCGGGACCGCGAGGCTCATGCCGGCAAACCAGCGACCACGCAGGGTCTCCGGGTTTAAACCCCAACCACCCTTCGCCGGTTCGATGAGATCGGACGCGGTTCGCCAGGTACCCGGCCTGAAAATCGAGCCGCAGTAAGGGCAACTGTCATCCGCCAGATGGATGTATGCACGGCAATTGAAGCAGGCGGCCATGAAGAAAAATCTTTGAAAAATGCGGAATACCTTCGCGAATCCTTGATGGGAGTCCCAGCTGCAATGCGCCCATGAAGAAACGATTGCGCGCAGGAACCATGCGATGAGCGAACGACACGGGCGACGGGGGCAATGGCGCCAACCGCCGTGTTGGGTGCTTCTAATTTTGCCTCTCCCTCAGGCATTCCACCAGCGCCTCCGTCACCGCCGTCCCCTCCTGCCCCCGCATCCGGATGATCCCCACCGGCGGCAGCTCCACCGGCACGGGCAGCCTGAGCACCGCCACCAGTCCCTGCTGCGCGAAATGCCTCGCCACGGTGCCCGCCATGAAGGCGACGGCGCCGCGCTGGTGGACGAAGGTGATCTGCGACAGGAACGAGGCCGATTCGACGATGTCGGCGGGCGGGTGCAGGCCGTGGGCGAAGAACTGCTGCTCCAGCTTCACGCGCAGCGAGGCCCAGGGCGGGGGCAGCACGCAGGGCTGGGCGGCGATGTCGGACCAGCGGGGCTGGCGCCTGCGGGCCAGCGGGTGGCCGGGGCGCACGACGGCGACCATGGGATCGTCGTAGAGCGCTTCGGTTTCCAGGTCGGGCGAGGCGTAGCCGGGCTCCAGGCGGCCGACGAACAGGTCCAGTTCCCCCAGGCGCAGCTTGGGCAGCAGGCGGGTCAGGTCGCCTTCCTCGATGAGGACGGTCACCTGGGGGGAGCGGGCCTTGAGCCGCTCCACGGCCTGCGCGAGCAGCACCGGGGTGGCGGCCACCATGGCGCCCACGCTGGTGCGGCCGCGGGCGCCGCTGGCCTCGGCGGCGATCTCGTCGCGCGTGCGCTCGTAGCCGGCGAGCACGGAGCGCGCGAAGCGCACCACGCTGGCGCCCGCGGCGGTGGGCTCGGTGCCGCGGGTGGAGCGCTCGAACAGGGGCAGGCCGAACATGCGCTCGATCTCGGCCAGCGTCTTGGAGACGGCGGGTTGCGTGACGGACAGGAATTCGGCCGCACGCCCGACATGCCGGAACTGGTCGAGCGCGACCAGCATCTGCAGGTGCCGCAGCTTGAGGTTGGAGCGCAGTACGCGATCGATCCTGGGCATTTCCGGTCATTCCTTGGAGGTTATGAAGGCAGTCCGTATTTTCATTGGATTGGCATGTCCTGCTTCTGAACAATGGCGCTGTCCTCACCGACCGATAAAAAACAGCAACCATCTTGAATGACTAGCTCAAAGACGCTCAGCAAAGTCATCGCGCCAGGGCGACCTGGTGCGAGCGATCGCGTTCAGGATGACCAGCAGCTTGTGCATGCATGCCACGAGGGCGAACTTCTTGGCTTTGCCCGCGGCCAGCAGCTTGGCGTAGAACGCCTTGAGGA comes from the Paracidovorax avenae ATCC 19860 genome and includes:
- a CDS encoding LysR substrate-binding domain-containing protein, yielding MPRIDRVLRSNLKLRHLQMLVALDQFRHVGRAAEFLSVTQPAVSKTLAEIERMFGLPLFERSTRGTEPTAAGASVVRFARSVLAGYERTRDEIAAEASGARGRTSVGAMVAATPVLLAQAVERLKARSPQVTVLIEEGDLTRLLPKLRLGELDLFVGRLEPGYASPDLETEALYDDPMVAVVRPGHPLARRRQPRWSDIAAQPCVLPPPWASLRVKLEQQFFAHGLHPPADIVESASFLSQITFVHQRGAVAFMAGTVARHFAQQGLVAVLRLPVPVELPPVGIIRMRGQEGTAVTEALVECLRERQN